The following coding sequences lie in one Phalacrocorax carbo chromosome 3, bPhaCar2.1, whole genome shotgun sequence genomic window:
- the GPR75 gene encoding probable G-protein coupled receptor 75, with amino-acid sequence MNASGRLPAGGEEEPPGTALLPLGGNGSAGGGPGELREAGTHPATLAACASLLALVFCLGSYGNLIVLLSFFDPALRKFRTNFDFMILNLSFCDLFICGVAAPMFAFVLFFDSSRGVPGAFCFTFHLTSSGFIIMSLKTVAVIALHRLRMVLGKQPHRMASFPCTLLLTLLLWATSFTLATLATLKTRGSRLCLPMSSFASGEGKIILYLYVTDFICCVAVVSVSYVMIAQALRRNAQARKCPPVVAVDTSRPQPFVGPPAAGAGEGMQSAMPALYRNQSYSKPQHIQTHGYAKHLGQLPATAAGRLQLVSAVNLSTAKDSRAVVTCVIIVLSVLVCCLPLGISLVQDILSSSGGFVLYQFELCGFTLIFFKSGLNPFIYSRNSAGLRRRVLWCLQYIALVFFCCKQKTRLRAMGKGSLEVNRNKSSHHETNSAYMLSPKPQKKFVDQACGPSHSKESVLSPKASVGPQHYAQSSSTPMNTRIEPYYSIYNSSPSPEVSTPNSLQPVNSTFGFTKSYIAMHYHTTNDLVRDYDSASTKQIPVPSV; translated from the coding sequence ATGAACGCCTCGGGGCGGCTGCCGGCGGGGGGCGAGGAGGAGCCCCCCGGCACCGCGCTGCTGCCGCTGGGCGGGAACGGCAgcgcgggcggcggccccggggagcTGAGGGAGGCGGGCACCCACCCCGCCACCCTGGCGGCCTGCGCCTCCCTCCTGGCCCTTGTCTTCTGCCTGGGCTCCTACGGCAACCTCATCGTCCTCCTCTCCTTCTTCGACCCTGCTCTCAGGAAATTCAGGACCAACTTCGACTTCATGATCCTCAACCTCTCCTTCTGTGACCTCTTCATCTGTGGGGTGGCCGCCCCCATGTTTGCCTTCGTCCTCTTCTTTGACTCGTCTCGAGGCGTCCCGGGCGCCTTCTGCTTCACCTTCCACCTCACTAGCTCCGGCTTCATCATCATGTCGCTCAAGACGGTGGCGGTCATTGCCCTGCACCGGCTGCGCAtggtgctggggaagcagcCGCACCGCATGgcctccttcccctgcacccTTCTCCTCACCCTGCTGCTGTGGGCCACCAGCTTCACCCTGGCCACCCTGGCCACCCTGAAAACCCGCGGCTCCCGCCTCTGCCTGCCCATGTCCAGCTTTGCCAGTGGCGAGGGGAAGATCATCCTCTATCTCTACGTCACCGACTTCATCTGCTGCGTGGCCGTGGTGTCCGTCTCCTACGTCATGATCGCCCAGGCCCTGCGGAGGAACGCCCAGGCAAGGAAATGCCCACCCGTGGTGGCCGTGGACACCTCCAGACCGCAGCCCTTTGTGGGGCCTccggccgccggggccggggagggcatGCAGAGCGCCATGCCCGCCTTGTACAGGAACCAGAGCTACAGCAAACCGCAGCACATCCAGACGCACGGCTATGCCAAGCACCTTGGCCAGCTGCCGGCCACTGCTGCCGGCCGGCTCCAACTGGTGTCGGCGGTCAACCTGTCCACAGCCAAAGACTCCAGGGCAGTAGTGACATGCGTCATCATTGTGCTCTCCGTCTTGGTTTGCTGCCTGCCCCTGGGTATCTCTTTGGTGCAGGACATACTGTCCAGCAGTGGTGGCTTTGTTCTCTACCAGTTTGAGCTGTGTGGATTTactctcatttttttcaaatctggATTAAATCCTTTTATATATTCCCGTAACAGTGCCGGACTTCGGAGACGAGTCCTCTGGTGCCTGCAGTACATTGCCCTTGTCTTTTTCTGTTGCAAGCAGAAGACAAGGCTTCGGGCCATGGGCAAAGGCAGCCTGGAAGTCAACAGGAACAAGTCATCCCACCACGAGACCAATTCAGCATACATGTTGTCtccaaaaccccagaaaaagTTTGTGGACCAAGCCTGTGGTCCTAGTCACTCCAAGGAAAGCGTGCTGAGTCCCAAGGCTTCTGTCGGGCCTCAGCACTATGCACAGAGCAGCTCAACCCCCATGAACACCCGAATTGAGCCCTATTACAGTATCTATAACAGCAGCCCTTCCCCGGAAGTGAGCACCCCAAACAGCTTACAGCCAGTGAACTCGACTTTCGGGTTCACCAAATCCTACATTGCCATGCATTATCACACCACCAATGACTTGGTGCGAGACTATGACAGTGCTTCGACTAAGCAGATACCGGTGCCCTCGGTGTGA
- the LOC104039581 gene encoding toll-like receptor 2: protein MPLVPAGPGGSRGRPSPPRRAPRATKGGGSGSSSRRHWRRSSTESGMRILIGSLHFHFISFLVSRANGFLTPRTPTAYAFPSYNYSYLNLSSVSEAQAPKTARALNFSHNVIEKITKRDLEGFDVLEVLDLSYNQIKDIEPGVFERLLSLVSVNLSFNDKKLLLLDLPPHLKLLPASEASGFLQLYKYFDKSPEAALEPSASAKEPPRSGGLSVLQNVHPRLRRSTENLLRRAEKNVTVSPTATLKPNFCGAPINGILDLSNSKLSEEELMLKLDADICQAELDSILELDISHNELEMDLLMLFTLVFPMKNVHSIDASYNKLTINILDVEAICNFPFSKLVFLNISNNPINSLDMLCLPSTIKIIDLSFTNVSQIPQNFATKMLNLETMYVQGNHFIYTVRPEITSPVPKPPPGTVRINAISFVRNQAGTPIESLPKKVRHLRMSNCSIVELPEWFASTMEELLFLDLSSNRISVLPNLPTSLQHLDISNSDIKIISPSFKSVSNLTTLNIQNNKITDMHPEYFPLTLTKCDISKNKLNVLPLTDALEKLEYLNVSGNLITRLEPASHLSALANLDSSHNLISELPDHFGESLPMLKYFNLSGNKISFLQRGALPASLTELDISDNAITTIVEDTFGQLTSLSVLTVQGKHFFCNCDLYWFVNVYIHNLHLQINGKGNLRCSFPPDRRGSLVESSNLTLLRCSLGVQMAITACVAILVVLALTGLCWRFDGLWYVQMGWYWCMAKRKQYEKRPENKPFDAFVSYSEQDANWTKENLLNKLETDGFKICYHERDFKPGHPVLGNIFYCIENSHKVLFVLSPSFVNSCWCQYELYFAEHRVLNENHDSLIMIVLEDLPPNSVPQKFSKLRKLLKRKTYLKWSPEAHKQTLFWRQLAAVLKTANEPLVRAENGSAQETYEMG from the exons ATGCCGCTGGTCCCGGCAGGACCGGGCGGCTCCCGGGGGCGTcccagcccgccccgccgcgccccccgcgcTACAAAAGGCGgtggcagcggcagcagcagcaggcggcATTGGCGGAGGAGCAGCACTGAGAGCGG GATGAGGATCCTTATTGGAAGCCTTCATTTccacttcatttctttcttagtCAGTAGAGCAAACGGATTCCTAACTCCAAGAACACCTACAGCCTACGCTTTCCCATCTTATAACTACTCCTATCTAAACCTCTCTTCTGTATCAGAAGCACAAGCTCCAAAAACAGCAAGAGCTCTCAATTTCTCACATAACGTAATTGAAAAAATAACCAAGAGAGACTTGGAAGGTTTTGACGTGCTGGAAGTGTTAGACCTTTCCTACAATCAGATTAAGGACATTGAACCTGGGGTGTTTGAGAGGCTGCTCAGCCttgtttctgtgaatttgtCGTTTAATGATAAGAAACTACTTCTATTGGATCTTCCGCCCCACCTGAAGCTCTTACCTGCTAGCGAAGCCTCAGGGTTTTTGCAGCTTTATAAGTATTTTGACAAATCACCAGAGGCTGCTCTGGAGCCTTCTGCATCCGCCAAGGAGCCGCCACGTTCAGGAGGTCTGTCTGTCCTGCAAAACGTTCATCCGAGGCTCAGACGAAGTACAGAGAATCTTCTCcgaagagcagagaaaaacgTAACGGTCTCTCCAACAGCCACATTAAAGCCTAATTTCTGCGGAGCCCCAATAAATGGGATACTCGATCTGTCAAACAGCAAACTCTCCGAGGAAGAGCTGATGTTAAAACTGGATGCGGATATCTGCCAAGCTGAGCTGGACAGTATTTTGGAGCTCGACATTAGTCACAATGAGCTGGAAATGGATCTTCTAATGCTGTTCACTCTGGTTTTCCCAATGAAAAATGTGCATTCCATTGACGCCAGTTACAACAAATTAACAATTAACATCCTAGACGTTGAGGCAATCTGTAACTTCCCATTCAGCAAGCTTGTGTTCTTAAATATTAGCAACAATCCCATAAACAGCTTGGATATGCTGTGCCTCCCTTCAACCATCAAGATAATTGATTTGTCTTTCACAAATGTAAGTCAAATACCCCAAAATTTTGCTACAAAAATGCTTAACTTAGAAACCATGTATGTTCAAGGAAACCACTTCATATATACTGTACGTCCAGAAATCACCAGTCCAGTTCCAAAACCTCCCCCTGGAACTGTACGTATTAACGCCATTTCATTTGTCAGGAACCAGGCTGGTACACCCATCGAAAGCCTGCCAAAGAAAGTGAGACACCTGAGGATGTCCAACTGCTCTATTGTAGAACTCCCAGAGTGGTTTGCCAGCACAATggaagaattattatttttggatCTCAGCAGCAACCGGATTTCTGTACTTCCTAACTTACCTACCTCCCTGCAGCACCTTGACATAAGCAACAgtgatattaaaataatatccCCTAGTTTTAAATCTGTCTCCAACTTAACGACACTGaatattcaaaataataaaattacgGATATGCATCCTGAGTATTTCCCATTGACTTTAACAAAATGTGATATTAGTAAAAATAAGTTGAACGTGTTGCCATTAACTGATGCCCTGGAGAAACTCGAGTATCTTAATGTTTCTGGAAACTTAATCACCAGACTGGAACCCGCCAGCCACCTTTCTGCGCTTGCTAATCTGGACAGTAGTCACAACCTGATTTCAGAACTCCCTGATCACTTCGGGGAATCTCTTCCaatgctgaaatatttcaatttatCAGGGAATAAGATCTCCTTTCTACAGCGTGGCGCTCTCCCAGCTTCTCTGACTGAGTTGGACATCAGTGACAATGCCATTACTACCATAGTGGAGGACACTTTTGGCCAGTTAACGAGTCTGAGTGTTTTGACCGTTCAaggtaaacattttttttgtaactgtgaCTTGTACTGGTTTGTGAACGTGTATATCCACAACCTACACCTGCAGATAAATGGCAAAGGAAATCTCAGGTGCAGCTTCCCACCGGACAGAAGGGGCTCGCTGGTGGAGAGCAGTAACCTCACGCTCCTGCGCTGCTCCCTGGGAGTCCAGATGGCTATCACAGCTTGCGTTGCCATCCTGGTCGTTTTGGCATTAACAGGCTTATGCTGGCGGTTCGACGGGCTGTGGTACGTGCAAATGGGTTGGTACTGGTGCATGGCGAAGAGGAAGCAGTATGAGAAAAGGCCAGAAAACAAGCCCTTCGACGCCTTCGTTTCATACAGTGAACAAGATGCAAACTGGACGAAAGAGAATCTGCTGAATAAACTGGAAACAGACGGATTCAAGATATGTTACCACGAGAGGGATTTCAAACCGGGGCATCCTGTACTTGGTAACATTTTTTACTGCATAGAGAACAGCCATAAAGTCCTCTTTGTTCTCTCTCCCAGTTTTGTAAACAGCTGCTGGTGTCAGTATGAACTGTATTTTGCTGAACATCGGGTCCTGAATGAAAATCATGATTCCCTCATCATGATTGTGCTGGAAGACCTCCCGCCCAACAGTGTGCCGCAGAAGTTCAGCAAACTCAGgaaactgctgaaaagaaaaacctacttAAAGTGGAGCCCTGAGGCACACAAACAGACGCTGTTCTGGCGTCAGCTTGCAGCTGTCTTAAAAACGGCCAACGAACCACTTGTGAGAGCAGAAAACGGATCTGCTCAGGAGACGTATGAGATGGGATGA